In the Candidatus Binatota bacterium genome, one interval contains:
- a CDS encoding nucleotide exchange factor GrpE, producing the protein MSARKKTKKTRVVVEEGEESKVQDSQAEDGAVEGSALEDSTVVAAQAAEPAEELSLEEQLEQALEELARQRDLHLRALAEQENMARRQDRERGDRARYAVEPLARDLLEVVDQLEMAVEHAGAGAENLVQGVSLVLKGLGSVLERHGVERMEAEGEAFDPAQHEAISIIEATGESEENPRPDSVHRVVRAGYRFKDRLLRPARVIVARAPAADSNSEPEKGKKGDES; encoded by the coding sequence ATGAGTGCCAGGAAAAAAACGAAAAAAACCCGGGTGGTGGTCGAGGAAGGGGAAGAGTCGAAGGTGCAGGATTCACAGGCGGAAGATGGCGCGGTTGAAGGCAGCGCCCTCGAAGATAGCACGGTAGTCGCGGCCCAGGCGGCCGAGCCTGCCGAAGAACTCAGCCTGGAAGAGCAGCTCGAGCAGGCCCTCGAAGAGCTCGCCCGCCAACGTGATCTGCACCTGCGGGCGCTGGCCGAGCAGGAAAACATGGCCCGCCGACAGGATCGTGAGCGCGGTGATCGCGCGCGCTACGCCGTTGAACCGCTGGCCCGCGACCTGCTCGAGGTGGTCGACCAGCTCGAAATGGCAGTCGAACACGCCGGCGCCGGCGCTGAGAACCTCGTGCAGGGGGTCAGCCTGGTGCTCAAGGGTCTTGGTTCAGTGCTCGAACGTCACGGGGTTGAGCGCATGGAGGCCGAGGGGGAAGCGTTTGATCCGGCCCAGCACGAAGCGATTTCGATAATTGAGGCCACGGGCGAGAGCGAGGAAAATCCTCGTCCCGACAGCGTCCACCGGGTCGTGAGGGCCGGTTATCGCTTCAAGGACCGGCTTCTCAGGCCCGCCCGTGTGATCGTGGCCCGTGCCCCGGCTGCCGACAGCAATAGTGAACCCGAAAAGGGTAAAAAAGGCGACGAAAGCTGA